In Nonomuraea sp. NBC_00507, the following are encoded in one genomic region:
- a CDS encoding nuclear transport factor 2 family protein, producing the protein MTSNTISITAADLAAARARNEDVWSRSSKLLYAGRIDEFVTFWCDDATYEAALPVAGLPAVISGREALHAAFTGLVAGARSIAVHDVLFHQTDDPDVAIVEERMVAELADGYTYENRLIMRVTFREGRIAEMLEYYGQFAHQDLLRKLGFAS; encoded by the coding sequence ATGACGTCGAACACCATCTCCATCACTGCCGCCGACCTCGCCGCCGCCCGAGCGCGGAACGAGGACGTGTGGAGCCGCTCCAGCAAGCTGCTGTACGCCGGCCGGATCGACGAGTTCGTCACCTTCTGGTGCGACGACGCCACCTACGAGGCCGCCCTGCCGGTCGCGGGCCTGCCCGCGGTGATCTCCGGGCGTGAGGCGCTGCACGCCGCGTTCACCGGCCTGGTCGCCGGGGCGCGCAGCATCGCCGTGCACGACGTCCTGTTCCACCAGACGGACGACCCCGACGTGGCCATCGTGGAGGAGCGGATGGTCGCCGAACTCGCCGACGGCTACACCTACGAGAACCGGCTCATCATGAGGGTGACCTTCCGGGAGGGCCGGATCGCAGAAATGCTCGAATACTACGGACAGTTCGCACACCAGGACCTGCTGCGCAAGCTCGGGTTCGCGTCCTGA
- a CDS encoding acyltransferase family protein: MAATPASRDRVVDAARALCIVVVTLWHWTLSVNHRTADGSLAMPNPIHAVPGGWLATWVLQIMPVFFLVGGYANLVGWQRAQARGTTAGQFVRDRLRRLLLPTAVWALVWLAGELIAAALPGLHRWMWEWFPGYLTPLWFLGVYGLLIATVPITASLNARYGARVLVALVLLITLGSVAHRGADLAWAAWVTAALVWLFCHQLGYAWRSWELGRRPLAQRLAVAGAGLAALVGLTVGAGYPLSMVSTTGAAESNIFPTNATIAALAVFQLGLLVLVTPAAERLLRRPAVWKPVVALNVVALTIFLWHMTAYLVVLWAYEGLGGNLPAEPTAGWWAQRWLWLLAPSAVMAVLAVLFARVELAARRPRRGADR, encoded by the coding sequence GTGGCGGCCACGCCGGCGTCCCGCGACCGGGTGGTCGACGCCGCCCGCGCGCTGTGCATCGTGGTCGTCACCCTCTGGCACTGGACACTGTCGGTCAACCACCGCACCGCCGACGGCAGCCTGGCCATGCCCAACCCGATCCACGCCGTGCCCGGTGGCTGGCTGGCCACCTGGGTGCTGCAGATCATGCCGGTGTTCTTCCTGGTCGGTGGGTACGCCAACCTGGTCGGCTGGCAACGGGCTCAGGCGCGCGGGACGACCGCAGGCCAGTTCGTCCGAGACCGGCTGCGCCGGCTGCTCTTGCCGACTGCCGTCTGGGCCCTGGTCTGGCTCGCCGGCGAGCTGATCGCGGCCGCCCTGCCCGGCCTCCACCGATGGATGTGGGAGTGGTTCCCCGGCTACCTGACGCCGCTGTGGTTCCTGGGCGTGTACGGCCTGCTGATCGCCACAGTGCCGATCACCGCGAGCTTGAACGCCCGCTACGGAGCCAGGGTCCTGGTAGCGCTCGTGCTGCTGATCACCCTCGGCAGCGTGGCGCACCGCGGCGCCGACCTGGCCTGGGCGGCCTGGGTGACCGCCGCCCTGGTGTGGCTGTTCTGCCACCAGCTCGGCTACGCCTGGCGCAGCTGGGAGCTGGGGCGGCGGCCGCTGGCGCAGCGGCTGGCGGTTGCCGGGGCCGGACTGGCCGCGCTGGTCGGGCTGACAGTGGGAGCGGGCTACCCCCTCTCGATGGTGTCCACCACCGGCGCCGCCGAATCCAACATCTTCCCGACCAACGCCACCATCGCCGCCCTGGCCGTCTTTCAACTCGGGCTGCTGGTCCTGGTCACGCCGGCCGCCGAACGCCTGCTGCGCCGGCCGGCTGTCTGGAAGCCGGTGGTGGCCCTCAACGTGGTCGCGTTGACCATCTTTCTCTGGCACATGACCGCGTACCTGGTGGTGCTGTGGGCCTATGAAGGGCTGGGCGGCAACCTGCCGGCGGAGCCAACCGCCGGCTGGTGGGCCCAGCGCTGGCTGTGGCTCCTGGCCCCATCGGCCGTGATGGCCGTGCTGGCCGTCCTGTTCGCCCGAGTCGAGCTGGCCGCCCGCCGACCCCGCAGAGGGGCAGACCGCTGA